The nucleotide sequence AGGATGGAAGTTTTAAAGAGGTAAAGATAGGAAATATAAAATATAGTGGGAGAAGTTTACTTGATAGATTTGATAGAGTCGCAAGGGATTCGTACTTCTTTAAAAATGACGAACGTGTTAAAAGATATGGTATGGATATGATGTGGTATTTATGGTGTGGACCAGATTCACCAGAATTTAGTAAAAAAAGAATGACTACCTTCGAAAGATATTTTATAGATGATAAAAATACTCATTATGAGGAAAAAAATTATTACTATAAATATAGAGATGATGAAACTATATGTAAAAATATCTTAACTGAATTTAATTTAGATCCAGAAGAGTCCCATATAATAAATGGGCATATACCTGTAAAGACTAAGGAGGGTGAAAACCCCATAAAGGGAAATGGGCGTTTACTTGTTATAGATGGAGGATTTTGTAAGGCTTATCAGCCTCAAACTGGCATAGCAGGATATACTCTTATTTATAATTCATATGGATTACTTTTGACATCACATGAACCATTTACTGCCATACAGGATGCAATAAAAAATAATGAAGATATAATTTCGTCTACTAAAATACTGGAACATGCTGTTAAAAGGAAGAAAGTTGCAGATACAGATATAGGGCGTGAGTTAGAAGAGCAAATTGCTAATCTTGAAAAGCTTCTTACAGCTTATAGGAAAGGTTTTATAAAAGAAGAAAATTCATCAGATATATTTTAAAATCCAATAAGGGTAGGAGATTTCCTATCCTTATTACATTAGAGATGAAAATATTTTACAGAAGGCTTCAAAAGCTTTTATGTAAGGAGGAAGATTATCAAAATAGTCTATAGAAATTCTTCTGCTATGTTTTAAGTCCTCAAAAAATAAGTTTTCGAGTTCTTCTGTGACTTCTTCATCGTATATCATAGCATTTATTTCATAATTGAGTTCATAGCTTCTTATATCCATATTTGAGGTACCTATTGTACAGAGTGTGCCGTCTACGGATGTAGTTTTTGCATGTACAAATGCATTTTTATTATAAAAATAAAGTTTTACCCCATTTCTCACTAGATCTTCAAGATAAGTTATAGAAGCATAATGAACAAGAATATGATCATATCTTTCAGGAAATAAAATAATTACATCTATTCCACTTAAAGATGCTATTTTTAAGGCATTTAATATACTTTCAGTAGGTATAAAGTAAGGAGTCGTTATGTAAACATGTCTTTTTGCGGTACTTATCATTTTTAAAACTGCCTGCTCGATTGCAGGAAATTCAGAGTCAGGACCACTTTTTATAAGTTGCATTAATTTTCCATCATAACTATCATATTCGGGAAAGAATTCCTCAAAATTATCTCCATAGTAGAATAATTCTTTATTTGCTTCTTTAATCGTAGCAAAATCATCCAGGAATACGGCCTGCAGTCCATATATAAAATCGCCTTTTACCATTATATGTGTATCTCTCCAATATCCGAATTTGCTTTTACCTATATATTCATCACCAATATTTATTCCACCAAGAAAACCCACTTTACCGTCGATTATCACTATCTTTCGGTGGTTTCTATAATTTATTTGTGTATTTATGTACTTTAAAAAAGGAGCTAAAAAATAAGAATAATAAACTACATCGACTCCGGCGTCTTTTAAATCTCTTATATAACTTTTTTTTATTCCAATGCATCCGACTTTGTCTAATATAAATCTTATTTTAACGCCTTCTTGTGCTTTTTTTATTAGGATATCCTTTATTTCATTTCCTATAGTGTCACTTTTTACAATATAATATTCCAGATGAATATGATTTTTTGCTTTTAAAAGTTGTTTTTTTAGTTCCTTGAATTTTTCAGTTCCATCTTTAAAAATTGTTACACTGTTATCTCTAAAAAGTGGTGATTCACTGTTTCTTGAAAGCAATTCTATTAATGCCGAATACTCACACGCGTTACTGCCGCGCATAGCTTCGTAAATAAGTTCTTCTATGTTTATATTTGTCTCATCATGTAATTTGTGCTTTTTCCAATTTCGACCAAGAAAGATATATAGAAATAAACCTATAGGAGGAAGTACGATAAAAATTGCCAGCCATGCAATGGTTTTTTCTGGATTTTTTCTTTCTAGTATTATAACGATTATTGAAACCATGATATTTATTAAGACTATTAGATATAATGTGTATTTCAATTGTTATTTATCCCCCTTGTTCTTAGAGTATAATTTTAGTAGGCAAAGGTAGTAATAATTACTGGTTAAAATAATAAAGGAGATACAAAAAGTATCTCCCATGTACATAAAAATCCATTATAATATAAGTTGATAAGACTATATAGAAATGGGTGAGATTATGTACAATTTAAACGATACTTTAAGTTTAAATGATAATGAAATAACTTTCAATAGTTTAGAGAAAAAAATATATAAATATGCGTGTGATACAGCATGTGAAATTCTAAGAGAGGTGCTTTCGCACCTGGACCGGAGGTTAATGGATGAAAGAGATGCCGAAATATATAGAAATAAAGGATTAAGGCATACGTGTATAAAAACTATTATGGGAGATGTAGAATTTGACAGACGTATATATGAATACAAAACTGATCAAGGG is from Clostridium fermenticellae and encodes:
- the cls gene encoding cardiolipin synthase codes for the protein MKYTLYLIVLINIMVSIIVIILERKNPEKTIAWLAIFIVLPPIGLFLYIFLGRNWKKHKLHDETNINIEELIYEAMRGSNACEYSALIELLSRNSESPLFRDNSVTIFKDGTEKFKELKKQLLKAKNHIHLEYYIVKSDTIGNEIKDILIKKAQEGVKIRFILDKVGCIGIKKSYIRDLKDAGVDVVYYSYFLAPFLKYINTQINYRNHRKIVIIDGKVGFLGGINIGDEYIGKSKFGYWRDTHIMVKGDFIYGLQAVFLDDFATIKEANKELFYYGDNFEEFFPEYDSYDGKLMQLIKSGPDSEFPAIEQAVLKMISTAKRHVYITTPYFIPTESILNALKIASLSGIDVIILFPERYDHILVHYASITYLEDLVRNGVKLYFYNKNAFVHAKTTSVDGTLCTIGTSNMDIRSYELNYEINAMIYDEEVTEELENLFFEDLKHSRRISIDYFDNLPPYIKAFEAFCKIFSSLM